One genomic window of Sodaliphilus pleomorphus includes the following:
- a CDS encoding recombinase family protein, protein MKKAIIFTRCSSSGSLESRQDTTRQVEDLNHYADVNALTVVKVFQEHISGGKTNKERPLLQEAFSFSLENDIDVILISELSRLGRRCDEILESIKWLKDHHINCYFLKEQLSIFSPSGKENPYLTIMCAVLGTAAELERETIYYRLKSGRDKYVRDGGRLGKPKGSGIKTKDQMATEYKSILKNLRTGQSVRNTAKITGFSPSTVQKVKREFAL, encoded by the coding sequence ATGAAAAAGGCTATCATATTCACCAGATGCTCTTCATCAGGATCGTTGGAGTCAAGACAAGACACAACAAGACAGGTAGAGGACCTTAATCACTATGCAGATGTCAATGCCCTTACAGTTGTCAAGGTTTTTCAAGAACACATATCAGGTGGCAAGACTAATAAGGAGAGACCACTTCTTCAAGAAGCATTCTCATTTTCTCTGGAGAACGATATAGATGTCATCCTTATCTCAGAACTTTCTCGTTTAGGTCGTAGATGTGATGAGATCCTTGAGAGTATCAAGTGGCTAAAGGATCACCATATCAACTGCTACTTTCTCAAGGAACAACTCTCCATCTTTTCTCCATCAGGAAAGGAGAACCCATATCTCACTATAATGTGTGCAGTCCTGGGAACAGCAGCAGAACTGGAGAGAGAAACTATCTACTATCGACTCAAGTCTGGTCGTGACAAGTATGTGAGAGATGGAGGTCGACTTGGCAAGCCAAAAGGTTCTGGTATCAAGACTAAAGACCAGATGGCCACAGAATACAAGTCTATCTTGAAGAACTTAAGAACAGGTCAGTCGGTCCGGAACACAGCCAAGATAACAGGCTTCTCTCCATCCACAGTCCAGAAGGTAAAACGAGAGTTCGCACTCTAA